The genomic region TTCCAGAAATCGGAGGAGGAGACGCTCGACCGGTTCACGGAATCCTATCAGAATGAAGATTATGAAGATATATATCCCCTTCTGAGCGCCTCTGCGAAGGAGGAGTATCCTGAGGAGGAAGTTGTGGACCGCAACAGGAGCCTGTACGAATCCCTCGGTGTGGAGACCGCAAAGCTTGAGGACATCGAAGGAGCGGAATCGAATGAGGAGAACGACCAGGAGAAGCGGTATAGCGGAGACTTGGTGCTGGATACCCGATATGGGGAGATGAGCAGGGAATACACGATCGACCTGTCGTACAATGAAGAGGAGAATGACTGGTTCATCGAATGGACGCCGGATATGATCATTCCAGGTCTGGCCGATAACGAATTGAGGATTGATGTCTCCAAAGGACAGCGGGGAGAAATCCTGGACCGTAACGGAGACAAGCTCGCCTTCAACGGCACGAAGGAAACTGTAGGCTACATAGCCGGCCGCTTGGATGAATCTGGGCTGCTTGAAGCAGCGGAAGCACTCGATATGGGGGAAGAGAGTCTCCAGAATATATTCAATGAAGCCTGGATCGAGGACGGCATGTTCGTCCCTGTGAAGGATGCCCACCGCTTTGATGAAGAGACACGGGAAGAATTCCAGGATCTCGGCCTGACGATACAGGAATCACCGGCAAGGGAGTATGCGCTTGAGGACGCCGGATTCCACCTGCTTGGATACATCGGACCGATAACAGCTGAAGAAATGGAGGAGCGTGACGGCTACACCTCCGGTGATATGATCGGAAAAAGGGGGGCCGAACGGCTGTATGAAGACCGTCTGCGCCCTGAAGGAGGACATACCGTCTCGATCGTCGATGAATCCGGCAATACAGTGGAGGAATTGATGAAAGCAGAACCACAGGACGGGGAAGACATTCAGCTGACCATCGATGGCTCCCTCCAGTCGACGATCTACTCCCATCTTGAAGAAGATGCTGGAGCGAGTGTTGCGATGGATCCGGGTAACGGAGAGATGCTCGCGACCGTCAGCTATCCGAGCCCGAGTCCTTATGACTTCATGTTCGGCATCAATCAGGAGGACTATGAGGCGCTTGAAACGGATGAGGACAGCCCGCTGCTGAACAAGTTCAACCGGGCGACATCGCCTGGATCGACGCAGAAGATCCTCACCTCGATCATCGCGATGAACTCGGAAGACTTCGACAAGAACGAGACGATGGAGATTACAGGCAAAGGATGGCAGCAGGATGACTCATGGGGCGGCTATGAGGTGAACCGCTATCATGTGATGGATGAGTCATTCGACCTGAAGAAGGCCCTCACCTATTCCGACAATATCTATTTTGCCCGGACGGCACTTGAACTGGGTGCCGAGGAGTTCACAAGCGGCATGGAAGCACTCGGCATCGGTCAGGAATACGATACGGACTATCCGATCTATACGAGCCAGGTGTCCAATGAGGGTACGATAGAAAGTGATATCCTCCTTGCAGACACTGCTTACGGTCAAGGGGAGCTGATGATCTCACCAATCCAGATCACTGCGATATATGGTGCAGTGTTGAATGGCGGAGATATCTATGAGCCGCATATCCTGGCGGAGTCGGAAGAGAATGTGCAGATCGAAGACATTACAAGCCAGGAAAATCTGGATTATCTTGAAGAAGCCATGCGGGATGTCGTCAGGCTGAACCATCCCGATGATGTTGAACGCCCGTATGCACAGTTCGCCGGCAAGACAGGAACGAGCGAAAACAAGACTTCCCAGGACACCCGGGGCGAAGAGACCGGGTGGTTCATCGGATATGATCAGAATAATAAGGACATGATCATGAGCCTGTACGTGGAAGATGTGGAGGATCGCGGCATGAGCGAGTACTCTGCCAAAAAGTTTGCAGACATCCACGACGAACTGAACGAATAGAAGAAAGTAAAATACCCGGAACTTTTTTAGTTCCGGGTATTTTTGATGAAAACTAAGAGAAAACGTTTTCATTGTAATATTTCCAAATATTCTGGTAAAAAGGGTGGATTTATATGCATTATTATGTATAATTAATAGATATTATCATTCAAACACTTACAGGAGGGGTTAGATGGATAGAGATTTTCTAAAAGACAGCAAACGCGTAGTAATTAAAATTGGCACAAATTCCATTATGAAGACGACTGACGAAATTGATTACCACAAGTTGGACAGACTATCCTTCGTCTGTTCGGCACTCCAGCAGCAGGGCAAAGAAGTGATACTTGTGACTTCAGGCGCTGTCGGTGTGGGTGCATGCACATTGAACATGAAGGAATACCCTGAAAAAACCTCAGATCTACAGGCGTTGGCTTCAGTCGGGCAGGGCGCCCTGATGAACCTCTACAGCCGCTTCTTCCAGCATTACGACCAATATGTTGGACAAATACTGATGACCCGAGACATCATCGACTTCCCAATTTCCTACACAAACTGCAAATCCGCAATCAATTCACTCCTGGAGAGAAAAATCATACCGGTCATCAACGAAAATGATGCGATATCGGTGGATGAAAAGACATACAATAGAAGATTCGGCGAGAATGATACACTGGCTGCGATCGTCACTGAACTCGTGGATGCAGATCTGCTGATCATCCTGAGCGATGTGGATGGTCTCTATGATGAAAATCCTCATACGAACGAATTCGCAAAACTGATTCCAGCTGTCGGCCAGGTGGATACGGATATACTGAGCATGGCCAACGGTACAGGTTCACTGTTCTCTACAGGCGGCATGGAAACGAAGCTTAAAGCGGCCAAATACTTAATAGAAAACAA from Salinicoccus sp. RF5 harbors:
- a CDS encoding penicillin-binding transpeptidase domain-containing protein; its protein translation is MKKFLWVIPIVLILGVGLYFLMTSGLFQKSEEETLDRFTESYQNEDYEDIYPLLSASAKEEYPEEEVVDRNRSLYESLGVETAKLEDIEGAESNEENDQEKRYSGDLVLDTRYGEMSREYTIDLSYNEEENDWFIEWTPDMIIPGLADNELRIDVSKGQRGEILDRNGDKLAFNGTKETVGYIAGRLDESGLLEAAEALDMGEESLQNIFNEAWIEDGMFVPVKDAHRFDEETREEFQDLGLTIQESPAREYALEDAGFHLLGYIGPITAEEMEERDGYTSGDMIGKRGAERLYEDRLRPEGGHTVSIVDESGNTVEELMKAEPQDGEDIQLTIDGSLQSTIYSHLEEDAGASVAMDPGNGEMLATVSYPSPSPYDFMFGINQEDYEALETDEDSPLLNKFNRATSPGSTQKILTSIIAMNSEDFDKNETMEITGKGWQQDDSWGGYEVNRYHVMDESFDLKKALTYSDNIYFARTALELGAEEFTSGMEALGIGQEYDTDYPIYTSQVSNEGTIESDILLADTAYGQGELMISPIQITAIYGAVLNGGDIYEPHILAESEENVQIEDITSQENLDYLEEAMRDVVRLNHPDDVERPYAQFAGKTGTSENKTSQDTRGEETGWFIGYDQNNKDMIMSLYVEDVEDRGMSEYSAKKFADIHDELNE
- the proB gene encoding glutamate 5-kinase produces the protein MDRDFLKDSKRVVIKIGTNSIMKTTDEIDYHKLDRLSFVCSALQQQGKEVILVTSGAVGVGACTLNMKEYPEKTSDLQALASVGQGALMNLYSRFFQHYDQYVGQILMTRDIIDFPISYTNCKSAINSLLERKIIPVINENDAISVDEKTYNRRFGENDTLAAIVTELVDADLLIILSDVDGLYDENPHTNEFAKLIPAVGQVDTDILSMANGTGSLFSTGGMETKLKAAKYLIENNKSMIITSAENPALIFNILEGDEIGTLFKKNILETALQGEEI